A genomic segment from Candidatus Obscuribacterales bacterium encodes:
- a CDS encoding NAD(P)H-quinone oxidoreductase subunit N, whose protein sequence is MDVANLAAQLNAQVILPEGIVIATLLIILVGDLIVGRTSSAQWSPYVAVTGLLGAVVALALQWDLDNPISFLGAFNSDALSIVLRGIIALSTAFTILISIRYVVQAGTALAEFIVILMTATVGGMFLCGADELVMVFVSLETLSISSYLLTGYMKRDPRSNEAALKYLLIGAASSAIFLYGVSLLYGLSGGETRLSAITASIISGNAQDSIGLLIALVFVIAGIAFKIAAVPFHQWTPDVYEGSPTPVVAFLSVGSKAAGFALAIRLLVTAFPLVADQWQFVLTALAILSMVLGNVVALAQTSMKRLLAYSSIGQAGFVMIGLIVGTDAGYSSMVFYLMVYLFMNLGGFACVILFTLRTGTDEITEYSGLYQKDPLLTLCLSVCLLSLGGIPPLAGFFGKLYLFWAGWQAEAYTLVLVGLLTSVISIYYYIRVVKMMVVKEPQEMSDAVKNYPEGMWNLFGMRPLQVSLVLALVATSLAGVLSNPLFTLANNSVLRTPLLHSPVVTQVEPVLPVAHVDATAEDLS, encoded by the coding sequence ATGGACGTTGCTAACTTAGCCGCACAACTTAACGCTCAAGTCATTTTGCCAGAGGGTATCGTCATCGCTACCCTGCTCATCATCTTGGTAGGAGACCTCATTGTTGGCCGTACATCCTCCGCCCAATGGTCACCCTACGTAGCCGTGACGGGTCTCCTCGGAGCGGTTGTTGCCCTTGCTTTGCAATGGGATCTTGATAACCCTATTTCCTTTCTGGGGGCGTTTAACAGCGATGCGCTAAGCATCGTCCTGCGGGGTATTATTGCCCTTTCAACCGCCTTCACTATTTTGATTTCCATTCGGTATGTGGTTCAGGCTGGGACAGCCTTGGCTGAGTTCATCGTGATTTTGATGACAGCCACCGTGGGCGGCATGTTTCTCTGCGGTGCCGATGAACTAGTCATGGTGTTTGTGTCGTTGGAAACCTTGAGTATTTCCTCATACCTGTTGACCGGATACATGAAGCGCGATCCCCGCTCCAATGAAGCCGCGCTGAAGTATCTCTTGATTGGTGCCGCCAGTTCAGCCATCTTCCTCTACGGTGTGTCTTTGCTCTACGGCTTGTCTGGAGGAGAAACCCGCCTCTCAGCCATTACGGCCAGCATCATCAGCGGTAATGCTCAAGACTCGATTGGTCTGCTCATTGCCCTCGTCTTTGTCATCGCCGGAATTGCTTTCAAAATTGCCGCTGTTCCCTTCCACCAATGGACGCCAGACGTTTATGAAGGCTCCCCTACGCCAGTGGTGGCATTTTTGTCGGTAGGTTCCAAGGCTGCTGGTTTTGCCCTAGCGATTCGCCTGTTGGTGACGGCCTTTCCATTGGTGGCCGACCAATGGCAGTTTGTGCTCACAGCCCTTGCCATCCTAAGTATGGTATTGGGGAATGTGGTGGCCCTAGCCCAAACCAGCATGAAGCGCCTGTTGGCCTATTCGTCGATTGGGCAAGCTGGATTTGTCATGATTGGGTTGATTGTGGGTACAGATGCAGGCTATTCCAGCATGGTGTTCTACCTAATGGTCTACCTGTTTATGAACCTAGGCGGGTTTGCCTGTGTGATTCTCTTCACTCTGCGTACCGGCACCGATGAGATCACGGAATACAGCGGTTTGTATCAAAAAGATCCGCTATTGACCCTCTGCCTCAGCGTCTGTCTCCTATCCCTCGGGGGGATTCCACCCTTAGCTGGCTTCTTTGGGAAGCTCTATCTCTTTTGGGCTGGCTGGCAAGCCGAGGCCTACACCCTGGTTTTGGTGGGTCTGTTGACCAGCGTCATCTCCATTTACTACTACATCCGTGTGGTCAAAATGATGGTGGTGAAAGAGCCCCAAGAAATGTCAGATGCCGTGAAGAACTATCCAGAGGGCATGTGGAACCTCTTTGGTATGCGCCCGTTGCAGGTGAGCTTGGTCTTAGCTCTCGTGGCCACCTCCCTAGCGGGTGTCTTGTCCAACCCCCTCTTTACCTTGGCCAACAACTCTGTTCTGCGCACACCGTTGCTCCACTCGCCGGTAGTGACTCAGGTTGAGCCAGTGCTTCCAGTTGCCCATGTTGATGCAACTGCCGAAGATCTCAGCTAG
- a CDS encoding glutamate-5-semialdehyde dehydrogenase — protein MAAYSSISSPDLIPVITQRAHEASLELLKFSGSDRSRALQAMAKGIKTYKDDLLEANTLDLEASREMAVPELILDWLKLTPERLQTAIAILQRLSDLPDPLQQVQNPPYAVAQGQTYCQLMPLGVVALVYEAFPELGAIAAGMCVRTANSLILKGGSEASQSNHMFASILQAALEQVGLPTSSLEALPSDCGDLTHELVTCDRAVNLVIPYGRASLVHQVMRQATAPVLKTAIGNCYLYWSPSAGIDLVRWMILDSHASEPDPVNAIEKVLIHRNHLPSSLSLLWGSLLEKGYELKGDEELAKEFPELSPVAPTEWRQPYLNRTIAFKWVRDLDDAIAWMNRYSSGHADCLATESYQESRLFASQMASATVYINASSRFYRNPKFNLPIALGMSNHKGHRRGFISLEALTTVKQIIQGNE, from the coding sequence ATGGCAGCATATTCCTCCATTTCTTCACCTGATCTGATCCCGGTCATTACCCAACGGGCCCACGAGGCCTCGCTTGAGCTGCTAAAGTTCAGCGGCAGCGATCGCAGTCGTGCCCTACAGGCAATGGCTAAGGGGATCAAAACCTACAAGGATGATCTTTTAGAAGCCAATACCCTTGACCTAGAAGCGAGTCGGGAAATGGCTGTACCCGAGCTCATCCTGGACTGGCTGAAATTAACGCCCGAACGGTTGCAAACGGCGATCGCCATTTTGCAGCGTCTGAGCGACTTGCCCGATCCACTGCAGCAGGTGCAAAATCCGCCCTACGCGGTAGCCCAGGGGCAAACCTATTGCCAACTGATGCCCTTAGGAGTGGTAGCGCTGGTCTACGAAGCCTTTCCAGAACTGGGGGCGATCGCAGCGGGGATGTGTGTGCGCACGGCCAATAGTCTCATCCTCAAAGGAGGTAGTGAGGCTAGCCAGTCTAACCATATGTTTGCCAGTATCCTGCAGGCGGCCCTAGAGCAGGTTGGATTGCCCACCAGCAGCCTGGAGGCCCTGCCGTCAGACTGTGGCGATCTCACCCACGAGCTCGTCACCTGCGATCGCGCTGTGAATTTGGTGATTCCCTACGGTCGGGCTAGCCTAGTCCATCAAGTCATGCGTCAAGCCACAGCCCCTGTCCTCAAAACAGCGATCGGCAACTGTTACCTCTACTGGTCGCCTTCTGCTGGTATCGACCTTGTCCGCTGGATGATTTTGGATAGCCATGCCAGCGAGCCCGATCCCGTCAATGCGATCGAAAAAGTTTTGATCCACCGTAACCATCTCCCTTCATCCCTCTCGCTGCTGTGGGGTAGCCTGTTGGAAAAAGGCTATGAGCTGAAGGGCGATGAAGAATTAGCCAAAGAATTTCCTGAGCTGAGCCCCGTAGCACCCACGGAATGGCGGCAGCCCTATCTTAACCGAACTATTGCCTTTAAATGGGTGAGAGACTTAGATGATGCGATCGCTTGGATGAACCGCTACAGTAGTGGCCATGCCGACTGCCTAGCGACGGAGTCTTATCAAGAAAGTCGCTTGTTTGCCTCACAGATGGCCAGCGCTACAGTATATATCAACGCATCATCCCGGTTTTATCGAAACCCAAAGTTCAACCTACCGATTGCCCTGGGTATGTCCAATCATAAAGGTCATCGCCGGGGATTTATTAGCCTCGAAGCCCTGACAACCGTAAAGCAGATTATTCAGGGCAACGAGTAG
- the ribH gene encoding 6,7-dimethyl-8-ribityllumazine synthase: protein MTVFEGSFTQTQDLRLAIVIGRFNDLVTGKLLEGCQDCLKRHGIDPNPSGIQVDYAWVPGCFEIPVVAHQLALSRRYDAIICLGAVIRGQTPHFDYVASEVSKGVAAAAFQTGVPISFGILTTDNMQQALERAGIKSNLGWNYAMSAIEMASLMRQLRRAPTGNAQGQLVGNSSQPLPNVSQAIAAEPGNLDA, encoded by the coding sequence ATGACAGTTTTTGAGGGCAGTTTTACCCAAACTCAGGATTTGCGCCTAGCAATCGTGATTGGCCGCTTCAACGACTTAGTTACGGGTAAGTTGTTGGAAGGGTGTCAAGACTGCCTGAAGCGTCATGGAATTGATCCCAATCCATCAGGCATTCAGGTTGACTATGCCTGGGTGCCTGGATGTTTTGAAATTCCGGTTGTTGCGCACCAGCTTGCGCTCAGCCGTCGTTATGATGCCATTATTTGCCTAGGAGCCGTGATTCGGGGGCAAACGCCCCATTTTGATTACGTAGCTTCTGAGGTGTCTAAGGGCGTCGCTGCTGCGGCCTTTCAAACCGGGGTGCCCATTTCCTTCGGCATCCTCACCACCGACAATATGCAGCAGGCTTTAGAGCGCGCCGGCATCAAGAGCAATCTAGGCTGGAACTATGCCATGAGTGCTATTGAAATGGCCAGCTTGATGCGCCAGCTTCGTCGAGCTCCCACAGGAAACGCCCAGGGGCAACTGGTAGGCAATTCCTCCCAGCCTCTACCCAATGTTTCCCAAGCGATCGCTGCCGAGCCTGGCAATCTAGACGCCTAG